A DNA window from Brassica napus cultivar Da-Ae chromosome C1, Da-Ae, whole genome shotgun sequence contains the following coding sequences:
- the LOC106368853 gene encoding glutathione S-transferase T3-like, with the protein MDPSNLPSQSSSYVGLLHSQQGSVYHENFPYGSFHSSVNFGESDTFPAFNSQQPEDAPVDAPVDAQAARPVRRKWNPADDEVLISVWLNTSKDSIVANEQRSGAFWTRVAKYYAESAHGREDGVREQGCCKKRWHRINDDVNKFCGAYSAAQRQISSGESDTDVLKKAHEIFFSDQQHKFTLEHAWCVLRFEQKWLSLNTPKAGGVSKRKNVQTDSQTSTNEGFVDVETRPEGVKAAKAKRNTGKGKSMAEIATVWEMKKDDLVRKERLSRLAILDTLLTKLVPLTEREESAKNKLLAELF; encoded by the coding sequence ATGGATCCAAGCAATCTTCCTAGTCAGTCCTCTAGCTACGTAGGACTGCTTCACAGTCAACAAGGAAGCGTTTATCATGAAAACTTCCCTTATGGAAGTTTTCATTCTAGTGTCAACTTTGGAGAATCCGATACATTTCCGGCTTTCAATTCTCAACAACCTGAAGACGCACCAGTCGACGCACCAGTAGACGCACAAGCTGCCCGTCCTGTAAGACGCAAGTGGAACCCTGCAGATGACGAGGTGCTGATCAGTGTGTGGCTCAACACTTCGAAGGATTCGATTGTTGCAAATGAGCAGAGGTCGGGGGCCTTCTGGACACGGGTTGCTAAGTATTATGCAGAGAGTGCTCATGGAAGAGAGGATGGTGTGAGAGAGCAAGGTTGTTGCAAGAAGAGGTGGCATAGAATCAATGATGACGTTAACAAGTTCTGTGGTGCATACTCGGCAGCTCAGCGACAAATTAGCAGTGGTGAGTCTGACACAGACGTTCTGAAGAAGGCGCATGAAATTTTCTTCTCTGATCAACAGCACAAGTTTacccttgaacatgcttggtgTGTGTTGAGGTTTGAACAGAAGTGGCTCAGCCTTAACACACCCAAAGCTGGTGGCGTTTCAAAGAGGAAGAATGTGCAGACAGATTCCCAAACTTCTACCAACGAAGGCTTCGTTGATGTTGAGACCAGGCCCGAAGGTGTCAAGGCTGCTAAGGCTAAAAGAAATACGGGTAAAGGGAAGTCCATGGCTGAGATTGCAACAGTTTGGGAAATGAAGAAGGACGATTTGGTGAGGAAGGAGAGACTGTCGAGGCTAGCAATACTAGACACTCTCCTTACCAAGCTTGTTCCATTGACTGAGAGGGAAGAATCTGCGAAGAATAAGCTCCTAGCCGAGTtattctga